A DNA window from Lepidochelys kempii isolate rLepKem1 chromosome 9, rLepKem1.hap2, whole genome shotgun sequence contains the following coding sequences:
- the CITED1 gene encoding cbp/p300-interacting transactivator 1 has product MSSLVYPSLGMKDRKAVTILHYPGVGMNVSKASTGPHITSAGMMAPSATPLPSKQPSFTLPTAPHLLASMQLQKLNSQYHAMGVSGHPAEAGSIQSWGFGAQPLGQGALAPPAGTHSPSIIDSDPVDEEVLMSLVIELGLDRANELPELWLGQNEFDFAADFPSSR; this is encoded by the coding sequence ATGAGCTCTCTGGTTTATCCCAGCCTGGGCATGAAGGACCGCAAAGCAGTGACCATCCTGCACTACCCTGGGGTGGGCATGAATGTCAGCAAGGCCAGCACAGGACCCCACATCACCAGTGCGGGCATGATGGCCCCCTCTGCGACCCCCCTGCCCTCAAAGCAGCCCTCCTTCACCCTGCCAACGGCCCCTCACCTGCTGGCCAGCATGCAGCTGCAGAAACTCAACAGCCAGTACCATGCCATGGGGGTCTCTGGGCACCCAGCGGAGGCTGGGTCcatccagagctggggctttggAGCCCAGCCCCTGGGCCAAGGGGCACTGGCTCCCCCTGCCGGCACCCACAGCCCTAGCATTATTGATTCCGATCCAGTGGATGAGGAGGTGCTGATGTCACTGGTGATAGAACTGGGCCTGGATAGAGCTAACGAGCtgccagagctgtggctgggcCAGAATGAGTTTGACTTTGCTGCAGATTTCCCTTCCAGTCGCTGA